The Streptomyces sp. NBC_00459 DNA segment AGGAAGAGCGCGAGATCCCCGCCCAGGCCACCACGGGCGAGGGCCGCCGCGCCCGCCGCCTGCGCGCCCAGGCGGAGGCCGACCAGACCGAACAGGCCGACGAACAGGCCGAGTTCCCCTCCGCCACCCCTCCTCCGGAGGAGGCACCGGCGGCGATCCCGCAGCAGCAGCCGTACGGCGACGAATGGAACACCGCCGCCTACGCGGGCACCCAGTACGAGGGCTACAGCGCCGACCAGTACCAGAACGCCCAGCAGTACCCGCCGGGCACCTACGACCCGGCTTACCAGGGGGATCCGTACCAGAGCGGCCAGTACGACCCGTACGCGTACGGCGGTTCGCCGCAGACGACGGCGTACGACCAGACGTACACCCAGGGCTACGACCCCGCGTACGACCCGGCGCAGCCACCACAACCGCACCCACAACAGCCGCACCCGCAGGATGAGCGCCCCGACGGGAGCCAGCAGTGAACCGCACCACCATCTCCCTGATCGTCGGCACGACCGCGCTCGCCGCCGTCACCGGCTTCGCCTCGCTCAGCACACCGGACGCGTCGGACGCGGGCACGGCCAAGGCCGCCGCCCAGCTGCCCGTGGAGCGCACGAGCCTGCTCTGCCCGGCTCCCAGCACCTCCGACCTCGCGGAGACGGCGTACACGTCCTTCACGCCCGTCACAAAGGGCACCGGGAGTGACGGCAAGGCCGAACTGGCCGCCGCCACCGCGGAGTCGGCCACCGGCGCCAAGGGGAAGGGCAAGGCGAAGCCCGCCAAGCCCGTCCTCACCCCCAAGGAGCCGGGCAGGCCCGTCACCGGGGACACCTCGGGCGGTGACTCGCCCGCGCTCGTCGGCATCGCCGAGGGGAAGTTCGCGCCGGGCTGGACCGTCCAGGAGACCACCGAGGTCGCCGCGGGCACCGGCCGCGGCCTGCTGGGCGTCAACTGCACCGTCCCGGACACCGAGTTCTGGTTCCCGGGCGCCAGCACCGCCGCCGACCGCACCGACTACGTGCACCTGACCAACCCGGACGACTCCGCCGCGGTCGTCGACGTCGAGCTGTACGGCAAGGACGGCAGCCTCAAGTCCGAGGTGGGCGAGGGCATCACGGTTCCGCCGCACGGCAGCGAGCCGATCCTGCTGTCCACGCTCACCGACGGACCGCAGGCCGACCTCACCGTGCACGTGAACGTGCGCAGCGGCCGGGTCGGCGCCGCCGTCCAGGCGCTGGACGCCAAGACCGGCGGCGACTGGCTGGCCGCGTCCACCGAACCGGCGGGCAGCCTGGTTCTGCCGGGCATCCCCAAGGACGCCACCTCCGTACGCCTGATCGCCTTCACACCCAGCGAAAGCGACGCCGACCTGAAGGTGCGCCTGGCCTCCCCGACGGGCCTGATCACGCCGGTGGGCAACGAGACGCTGCACATCAAGGCGGGTATGACGGCCGCCGTCGACCTCGGTGACCTCACACGCGGCGAGGCGGGCTCCCTGGTGCTCACCCCGACCGGCACATCGGTGCCGTTCGTCGCCGCCCTGGAGGTCGTACGAGGCAAGGGCGCCAATCAGGAGACCGCTTTCATCCCGGCCACGGGCCCGGTCTCCGCGCGCGCGACGGCCGTGGGCAACACCGCCAAGGGCACCACGCTCTCCCTGACCGCCCCGGGCCGTGCCGCCCAGGTGAAGGTCACGGCGTCCGCGGGCAGCGAGGGCGGCACGGCGGCCACGAAGACGTACACGATCAAGGGCGGTACCACCCAGGACGTCGAACTCCCCGTCCCGGCAGGCCTGAAGGGCACGTACGCGCTGAC contains these protein-coding regions:
- a CDS encoding DUF5719 family protein — translated: MNRTTISLIVGTTALAAVTGFASLSTPDASDAGTAKAAAQLPVERTSLLCPAPSTSDLAETAYTSFTPVTKGTGSDGKAELAAATAESATGAKGKGKAKPAKPVLTPKEPGRPVTGDTSGGDSPALVGIAEGKFAPGWTVQETTEVAAGTGRGLLGVNCTVPDTEFWFPGASTAADRTDYVHLTNPDDSAAVVDVELYGKDGSLKSEVGEGITVPPHGSEPILLSTLTDGPQADLTVHVNVRSGRVGAAVQALDAKTGGDWLAASTEPAGSLVLPGIPKDATSVRLIAFTPSESDADLKVRLASPTGLITPVGNETLHIKAGMTAAVDLGDLTRGEAGSLVLTPTGTSVPFVAALEVVRGKGANQETAFIPATGPVSARATAVGNTAKGTTLSLTAPGRAAQVKVTASAGSEGGTAATKTYTIKGGTTQDVELPVPAGLKGTYALTVEWVSGGAVYASRTLAAPADGVPAFTVQTLSDDRGTVAVPDAEQDLSVLQK